A region from the Pseudonocardia petroleophila genome encodes:
- a CDS encoding glutamate synthase subunit beta: MGDPKGFLTTKREGPTRRPVDLRLSDWREVYEDFERGKLEKQAGRCMNCGIPFCHQGCPLGNLIPEWNDLVYRKDWREATERLHATNNFPEFTGTLCPAPCEAACVLAINDDAVTIKQVEIEIVDRAWDEGWVPPQPAQTKTGKKVAVVGSGPAGLAAAQQLTRVGHDVVVFERSDRIGGLLRYGIPEFKMEKSRLDRRLEQMKAEGTLFRASVDVGVDVTVEQLRADFDAVVLAGGATAWRDLPAKGREVEGVYQAMEFLPWANHVQQGDIDAPEITAEGKHVVIIGGGDTGADCLGTSHRQGALSVTQLEIMPTPPEKRDEGMPWPTYPMVYRVTSAHEEGGDRLFSVNTTEFVGDADGKLQAIRIVEVTRGEKGFDEVPGTERELPAQLVLLAMGFVGPEKGKLLSELGVELDERGNVARDSSFMTSVDGVFSAGDMGRGQSLIVWAIAEGRSAAAGVDAYLTGRDVLPRPIDPTDRPLV; the protein is encoded by the coding sequence ATGGGTGACCCGAAGGGATTCCTCACCACCAAGCGGGAGGGGCCCACGCGCCGCCCGGTCGACCTGCGCCTGAGCGACTGGCGCGAGGTCTACGAGGACTTCGAGCGCGGCAAGCTGGAGAAGCAGGCCGGGCGCTGCATGAACTGCGGCATCCCGTTCTGCCACCAGGGCTGCCCGCTGGGCAACCTCATCCCGGAGTGGAACGACCTCGTCTACCGCAAGGACTGGCGTGAGGCCACCGAGCGGCTGCACGCCACGAACAACTTCCCGGAGTTCACCGGCACGCTCTGCCCCGCCCCGTGCGAGGCGGCCTGCGTGCTGGCGATCAACGACGACGCGGTCACGATCAAGCAGGTCGAGATCGAGATCGTCGACCGGGCGTGGGACGAGGGCTGGGTCCCGCCGCAGCCCGCGCAGACGAAGACGGGCAAGAAGGTCGCCGTCGTCGGGTCCGGGCCGGCCGGGCTGGCGGCCGCGCAGCAGCTCACCCGCGTCGGTCACGACGTCGTGGTGTTCGAGCGGTCCGACCGCATCGGCGGGCTGCTGCGCTACGGCATCCCCGAGTTCAAGATGGAGAAGTCCCGGCTCGACCGGCGCCTGGAGCAGATGAAGGCCGAGGGCACGCTGTTCCGCGCCTCGGTCGACGTCGGCGTGGACGTCACGGTGGAGCAGCTGCGCGCGGACTTCGACGCCGTCGTGCTCGCCGGCGGGGCCACCGCGTGGCGCGACCTGCCCGCGAAGGGCCGCGAGGTCGAGGGCGTGTACCAGGCGATGGAGTTCCTGCCGTGGGCCAACCACGTGCAGCAGGGCGACATCGACGCGCCGGAGATCACCGCGGAGGGCAAGCACGTCGTGATCATCGGCGGCGGGGACACCGGCGCCGACTGCCTCGGCACCAGCCACCGCCAGGGCGCGCTGTCGGTCACGCAGCTGGAGATCATGCCGACGCCGCCGGAGAAGCGCGACGAGGGCATGCCCTGGCCGACGTACCCGATGGTCTACCGGGTCACCTCGGCGCACGAGGAGGGCGGCGACCGCCTGTTCTCGGTCAACACCACCGAGTTCGTCGGCGACGCGGACGGCAAGCTCCAGGCCATCCGCATCGTCGAGGTGACGCGCGGTGAGAAGGGCTTCGACGAGGTGCCCGGCACCGAGCGGGAGCTCCCGGCCCAGCTGGTGCTGCTCGCGATGGGCTTCGTCGGCCCGGAGAAGGGCAAGCTGCTCTCCGAGCTGGGCGTGGAGCTCGACGAGCGCGGCAACGTCGCGCGCGACAGCAGCTTCATGACCAGCGTCGACGGCGTGTTCTCGGCCGGCGACATGGGCCGCGGCCAGTCGCTGATCGTGTGGGCGATCGCGGAGGGTCGGTCCGCGGCCGCCGGGGTCGACGCCTACCTCACCGGGCGCGACGTCCTGCCCCGCCCGATCGACCCCACCGACCGCCCGCTCGTCTGA